CCGAAAAATTTGGGGTGCAATTGTTAATTCTAGCCGGTCATTCACAGCCATGTTATATGCGTTTAACACCGAAAATGGTGATTCTATCGATCTAGTAGAACGGAGAAAAAGGATCGCTTACCGTCATATTGCCTGGCTGTATACGTTAAGGGAGCAATTGTTGGTCCCAACGGAATGGGAGCACATTAGTTTGAAAAAATATATTGGTTCTATGAATGTGAAAAGAAACAGACTTATAAAGGCTGGCTTTCCTGATTACAGTAGGACATCGATCTTTTTAAATAAATATCTTTCTACAGCGGAATATAATGCACAGCGTGAATACAAGAACTTTGCGACTTATCTGATTTCCCAACAAGCTAGGGAGGTAAATGCCTTGAAAAATGATAAGGTCATCTCTGATTTCAATCAAACTCAATTACAGAACTGTTTAAATCAATTTTATGATTATCAGGGGCAGGCAGAGAGAATTAAAAAATTTCCTTCGCCACGGCAGTTTGCGAGTACGGCATTTGTGTTCAATGTTATTCTTATCATTCTGCTTCCATTAGGTTTAGTGAATGAATTTGCGAAATTGGGAGATTGGGGTATATGGACGAGTATTCCTTTTTGTGTGGTCATAGGATGGATTTATATTGTGATGGAACTGGTGGGTGATTACACGGAAAATCCTTTTGGAGGACTGATGTTTGATATCCCGATGCTATCGATCTGTAGAACCATTGAGATTGATATGTTGCAGATCATGGGAGACGAAGATATTCCAGAACCTATTGCTTCAAAAAATGGAGTTTTAGTTTAAGTTTCTACAGCATGATAGCTATGGTATTCTTGACTTCGGCGATCATAAATGAGCTATGCGTGCTTGCGATATGTTTTAGACTCGTCAATTTCGTTAACATAAAATTGCGATAGTCTGCCATGTCCTGTACACATATTTTTAATATATAGTCGAAATCCCCACTCACATGAAAGCATTCTGTCACTTCCTGGAGGTTCATCACTTCTTTTTCAAAATGTAGGATAAATTCTTTTTTATGTTGCACTAATTTAACGTGGCATAAAACCAAGAAATCTTTCGCTATTTTGTGTTTATCAAGTACTGCAACATATCCTTTAATAATTCCCGTATTTTCGAGTTTACGTACACGTTCGTAGACTGCTGTTGCTGATAAGTTAAGTTTTTGGGATAGCTCTTTGGTTGTTTGTTTAGCGTCTTGCTGTAGGAAGAGCAGTAGTTTTCGGTCAATTTCGTCGAAATGCATAGATTTATTTTTGGTTTAATGATTCTTTTTTTTAAATCAAATAGATTTTTTCACTAATTATTCTTTATATAATAGATTTATACTCTAATATAGCTATAATCTATTGTAATCTAATTTAAAATTTCTCAATTTTAAGGATAAAAACATGGAAGATTTTAACGCAGCAAATGAAATTCAAGATTTGCAATATTTTGGTGAGTTTGGAGGTGTGAATCCGTCGATATCGGACAGTTCTACTTATACATTTCTTTCGGCTAAAACGATGTTTGATACGTTCGAAGGAAATGGGGAAGGATGTTATCTTTATTCGAGACATTCATCTCCAATGAATGTATACTTAGCGCAGGCATTGGCAAAAATGGAAAATACCGCTGCAGCTAATGTAACATCTTCTGGGATGGGCGCCATAACTACGGTTCTCCTACAGCTCTGTAAAAGTGGCGACCATATTATTTCAAGTAGGACAATCTATGGGGGAACGTATGCTTTCCTCAAAAATTTTCTCCCACCTTTCCAAATTGAGACGACATTTTTGGATATTGATGATTTCGAAGCATTAGAAAATTCGATAAGACCCAATACAAAAATTTTGTACTGTGAAAGTGTGAGCAATCCGTTGTTGCGTGTGGCGGATCTGAGGAGGTTATCGACTCTCTGTAAAAAGTATAAGCTAAAATTGATTGTTGACAACACCTTTTCTCCTTTGTCAATTTCACCGATACGGTTGGGTGCTGATATTGTCATTCATAGCTTAACAAAGTTTATCAACGGTAGCAGCGATAGCGTTGGTGGTGTGTATTGTGCAAGTCAGGAATTTATCGACGAAACCAAAAACGTGAATAGCGGAGCTTGCATGTTGCTGGGACCAACAATGGACAGCTTACGCTCGGCGAGTATACTGAAGAATTTACGCACACTTCATATACGGATGAAACAACATAGCTGTAACGCGCTTTATTTAGCCGAGCGGTTTGAGCAAGATGGTTTAAAGGTTTCTTACCCAGGACTGATATCTCACCCCAACCACGAGTTAATGAAGAGCATAATGCATGAAGCGTATGGATTTGGCGGTTTAATGACAGTGGACGTGGAAACGACGGAAAGAGCTAATGAGCTGATGGAGTTGATGCAGGCTGAGAATTTAGGATATCTTGCTGTAAGTTTAGGCTTTTACAAGACATTATTTTCTTGCTCGGGCAGTTCGACGTCATCTGAAATCCCTGAGGAGGAACGTTTAGCGATGGGGATTTCCGATGGATTGATCAGATTCTCTATTGGTTTAGATGACGATATTGAGCGGACTTATCGTAAAATGAGGGCATGTATGCAAAAGGTTGGCATATTGAAATGATTATCAATTTGAAAATAAATTAAGGACATTATGTCATTTTTTGAATAAATTGGAGGAAATTTCGCTATCAAATAGGGCCGAAATAGAATCAATTGTCACGAGCACATCAGTATTTCGAAAGTAAGTTGCTAGCGGTGCAACCTTATATCTTTTGGCATATCATTAGCGGTTTGACATATGTATTTCGTTCAATATGGCAAAAAGACTTCTATTCATTTTATTCCTATTCATTGTAGGGGATTTCTATTTTTTTCAGGCTTTCATTACCGTTGCTAAAAGTTCAGTTTTTCAGAGCATATATTGGTGTTTGGATTTACTGTTGCTTCTGGGCGTTTTCGCTTATATTTTTCTTGCGAAAGGCACGTCATGAGATCCAGCGGTCTGCAACAAGTTTGATTACGGCATTCTTGATTGTTTTTATACCTAAATTGATCGCTATTCCATTTTTACTGCTCGAAGATCTTACACGTATTTTCCGCTCTTTTCCGCCGCGCAGTATTCTTTTGAGCGAGATTGTCCTACTCTTTGCGGCGATTATGGTACTCATTATTTTTTTTGGGCTAACGAGAGGTCGTTATTTTTACAGAGTTCGAGAAGAAATTTTGAGTTTTCCAGATCTCCCCGTGGCATTTAACGGCTTTAAAATTACCCAGCTATCGGATATCCATTCCGGGAGTTTATCCGATAGGAGAAGAGTGCGTAAAGGGATTGAGTTAGCAAATGCTCAGAACAGTGATCTTATATTATTTACTGGCGATTTGGTCAATAATAGGGCTTCTGAAATGGAGCCATGGGTTTCAGAGTTTAATCGATTGCAAGCGCCTTTCGGCAAGTTCTCGGTTCTTGGAAATCACGATTATGGGGATTATGTGCAATGGGATAGTGTCGAATCAAAAATCTCAAACCTAAATAGGCTTAAGGAAATTCACCATGAAATGGGATTTAAATTATTACTAAATGAATCAATAGCAATTGAAAAGCAAGGAGATCGTATTTCTATAATTGGTGTTGAAAATTGGGGTAAGGGTGGTTTCCATCAGTATGGCGATCTTGCTAAGGCTACCATTGGTTTGAACAAGGATGCTTTCAAAATTTTGATGTCTCATGATCCTTCCCATTGGGATCATGTTACCTTGGGTCACGATCAGCATGTGCATTTGACCCTCGCTGGGCATACACATGGTATGCAGTTTGGGATCGAATTATTTGGATTTAAATGGAGCCCAATTCAATATTTTTACAAAGAATGGGCGGGGCTGTATCAAAAGCACGGAAAATATCTTTATGTTAATCGTGGATTTGGGTTTCACGGCTTAAGAGGGCGAATAGGGGTATGGCCTGAAATCACTGTTGTTACCTTGAGAAAAAGCGATTAAACGCAAGAGATGGTCAAAAAAAAAGAATAAGATATGTGTTCTAATTGGCTCATATCTTACTAATGGAAATACTACTGATGACCTCAAAATCTGAAATTCTATAATCGTCGTCAAAGAATAGACCATTTATATATCGTTGTATGGGGTAGAATAAATCTGCTGGAGCGTTACCGAAAAAAGTTTTAAAATCATTCGGAATAGAGTACAATTTATTGTATTGACCTTTCCCTAAACTGATACCACCGATTTTTTTCAAATAGCCGGTTATCTTGTGTTTATGTTTATCAGAAAATATTTCTGTTGTTTCGACAAAATAATCTTCAATATAAAAATTACGGATGTCATGAAGTTTGAGGGCACTTTTTGGGTCTGGTTTAATGCGTCTAGCGTAGGAGACATCCACTAAAGTGCAGCTGGCTTTCTGTACCTTTGAAACATCAATAAAATACCCTTCATCAACCATCAGATGTTTACTATCTTTATATATCCCTAACAACATCTCATTGATCTCTCTGTCGGAGTAATCCGATATATTAGAAGATCTTCCTAACTTCTCAAATGCAAGGCCACTATTACTCCAATTTTTTCTAATTCTATTAAGCTCGTGCTGTTGAAAAGTTTTTATTTTCTCCATAAATACTTTGTATAATTTATCATTAGGAATTTTAAAGATAAATCTAAAACTTCACTTTCGTTAATTTTCGAGTATGTTATGTGTAATTTGAAACAAATCTAATTTAATAGAATTCATGTTCCATACAGTTGAAAAATATTAGCGATCAAATTTTAGTGCCCTTGGAGACCGAAAAGAGTCTTATTAGCAGCTGTTTATTGAGTCGCTCTCCTGCATGAGCTATTTTGTTCCTTTAATCTGTATATCCAATGTGAACTCGTCGTCTATGGCGCGGTTGCCTAAATCGGAGAAGAAACTCGCAGAACGGTACTGTATATCAAAATCCAAACGATTTACTTTTACGCCTACTGCTTCTGCAGCTAGACCATCTGCCGTCGTGGTGACTTTCGCAGGAAATGATATTGATTTTGTTTTATCCTTGATCGTAAGATTCCCTGTTATGATTGGATTTGCTTTACTATTGTCAACTTTACTGATGACAAATTTCGCGGTGGGATAGCTCGGGACATTAAAAAAGTCTTCATTTTTTAAATGTCCTGTCAATTTGGGAGCATCAGTACATGCCATGGAATTCATATCTATTGTAAAGCTACCGGCTATGATTTTTCCTTTATCGGTTTGTACACTACCATCTTGTAGATTTATAATTCCTACATGTCCACCTACGACCTTTTTGGCGCTCCATTTGACTTTCGAGGATTGGGAATTCACTCTATAATTGATTTTTTGGGCAAAAGCCATCGCTGTAAAGCAAAGAATAGCCAGCGTCAAATTGATTCTTTTCATTGAAATGATTTATATGTATTCAAATATACACTGTCCTATGCTTAATCTATATGTTGAAACTTACTTTTTTGTTTGTCGAATGTCAATATTCCGATTCGACTTCTTCATTCATCAGCAATACCTATTAACTTTACGCAAGTTAAAATGAGGATCGAAGTCATTTTCGTATCCAAATGTGGTCTATAAAAAAAGATGATATGATTAAATCGAAAGGTTATGCGGCAAAAGACAGTAGTTCTCCACTTGAATACTGGGAATTTGAAAGAAGGGAGCTGGGTGCGAACGATGTATTAATAGATATCTTGTATAGTGGCATCTGTCATTCAGATATTCATCAAGTGCATGATGAATGGGGCGGTACACACTACCCGATTGTACCAGGGCATGAGATTGTTGGCCGAATTAGTGCAGTTGGTGCTGACGTGACAAAATTTAAAAAAGGTGATCTTGCCGGTGTAGGCTGTATGGTTGCTTCGTGCGGTACTTGCGAAAACTGTAAAGCAGATCAACAGCAGTTTTGTTCTGAAAAGAAGACCGTTTGGACCTATAATAGCAAAGATGTGATGCATGATCACAGCTATACCTTTGGCGGTTACAGCAATAATATTGTGGCGGACGCAAATTTCGTGCTTCATGTGCCAGAATCATTGGATATTAAAAAGGTAGCCCCATTGCTTTGCGCCGGTATTACAACGTATTCTCCATTAAAAAGATGGAATGTCAGCAAAGGTCATAAAGTTGGTGTATTGGGGTTAGGTGGATTAGGGCATATGGCTGTCAAAATTGCGGTAGCAATGGGTGCAGAAGTTACCATGATTAGTCATTCGCCACGTAAAAAAGACGATGCGGCTTTGCTTGGCGCGCATAAGTTTTTAAATACGCATGAGGCCAATGAGATCAACGAGTTTTCATCGTATTTTGATTTTATTATTGATACAGTATCGGCTCCCCATGATTACAACCTCTATTTAGCCCTGCTAAAAACCAAAGGGGTTTACATTTGTGTTGGAATTCCGGCTGCTCCTATGGAGATTAATGGCCGGTCCATTATGGGGGGAAATAAAGTTCTAACGGCATCCAGCATTGGTGGAATACAGGAAACGCAAGATATGCTCGATTTTTGTGCAGCGCATAATATCCTGCCCGAGACAGAAATGATCGATATTGACTATGTCAATGAGGCTTACCAAAGAGTATTGGACAGTGATGTTAAATATCGATTTGTTATAGACATGTCATCCATCGAAAAGTAAGATATAAAAGGGTCGACTTTCATTAAGAGTGGCCCTTTTTGCTACACATCATTCGTTACTCCTTCACGCACAAATATTCATTTTTCACTATATTGTCGAACCATAGACCTCAATGTTGGGGCACTTATTATTTGACTATTAAATCAAATGATTCTTTGATTTTTCTTCCAGAATTACGCTATTTGTAATTCGTTGGAAGATTATATTGCTCGCGGCAGTGCCAGCTTCGCCGACTTCGTTTTATGACAATTTTGTGTGACAGGTTTTTGCGCTAAC
The genomic region above belongs to Sphingobacterium zeae and contains:
- a CDS encoding bestrophin family protein codes for the protein MITTKYFNYRQIFNLAGAHLIWLTLWCSLVAVIYYFFNWQWMIIPWVPLALIGTAEAFYVGFKNNQAYDRLWEARKIWGAIVNSSRSFTAMLYAFNTENGDSIDLVERRKRIAYRHIAWLYTLREQLLVPTEWEHISLKKYIGSMNVKRNRLIKAGFPDYSRTSIFLNKYLSTAEYNAQREYKNFATYLISQQAREVNALKNDKVISDFNQTQLQNCLNQFYDYQGQAERIKKFPSPRQFASTAFVFNVILIILLPLGLVNEFAKLGDWGIWTSIPFCVVIGWIYIVMELVGDYTENPFGGLMFDIPMLSICRTIEIDMLQIMGDEDIPEPIASKNGVLV
- a CDS encoding Lrp/AsnC family transcriptional regulator translates to MHFDEIDRKLLLFLQQDAKQTTKELSQKLNLSATAVYERVRKLENTGIIKGYVAVLDKHKIAKDFLVLCHVKLVQHKKEFILHFEKEVMNLQEVTECFHVSGDFDYILKICVQDMADYRNFMLTKLTSLKHIASTHSSFMIAEVKNTIAIML
- a CDS encoding aminotransferase class I/II-fold pyridoxal phosphate-dependent enzyme — protein: MEDFNAANEIQDLQYFGEFGGVNPSISDSSTYTFLSAKTMFDTFEGNGEGCYLYSRHSSPMNVYLAQALAKMENTAAANVTSSGMGAITTVLLQLCKSGDHIISSRTIYGGTYAFLKNFLPPFQIETTFLDIDDFEALENSIRPNTKILYCESVSNPLLRVADLRRLSTLCKKYKLKLIVDNTFSPLSISPIRLGADIVIHSLTKFINGSSDSVGGVYCASQEFIDETKNVNSGACMLLGPTMDSLRSASILKNLRTLHIRMKQHSCNALYLAERFEQDGLKVSYPGLISHPNHELMKSIMHEAYGFGGLMTVDVETTERANELMELMQAENLGYLAVSLGFYKTLFSCSGSSTSSEIPEEERLAMGISDGLIRFSIGLDDDIERTYRKMRACMQKVGILK
- a CDS encoding metallophosphoesterase; this translates as MRKARHEIQRSATSLITAFLIVFIPKLIAIPFLLLEDLTRIFRSFPPRSILLSEIVLLFAAIMVLIIFFGLTRGRYFYRVREEILSFPDLPVAFNGFKITQLSDIHSGSLSDRRRVRKGIELANAQNSDLILFTGDLVNNRASEMEPWVSEFNRLQAPFGKFSVLGNHDYGDYVQWDSVESKISNLNRLKEIHHEMGFKLLLNESIAIEKQGDRISIIGVENWGKGGFHQYGDLAKATIGLNKDAFKILMSHDPSHWDHVTLGHDQHVHLTLAGHTHGMQFGIELFGFKWSPIQYFYKEWAGLYQKHGKYLYVNRGFGFHGLRGRIGVWPEITVVTLRKSD
- a CDS encoding YceI family protein, producing the protein MKRINLTLAILCFTAMAFAQKINYRVNSQSSKVKWSAKKVVGGHVGIINLQDGSVQTDKGKIIAGSFTIDMNSMACTDAPKLTGHLKNEDFFNVPSYPTAKFVISKVDNSKANPIITGNLTIKDKTKSISFPAKVTTTADGLAAEAVGVKVNRLDFDIQYRSASFFSDLGNRAIDDEFTLDIQIKGTK
- a CDS encoding NAD(P)-dependent alcohol dehydrogenase, translated to MIKSKGYAAKDSSSPLEYWEFERRELGANDVLIDILYSGICHSDIHQVHDEWGGTHYPIVPGHEIVGRISAVGADVTKFKKGDLAGVGCMVASCGTCENCKADQQQFCSEKKTVWTYNSKDVMHDHSYTFGGYSNNIVADANFVLHVPESLDIKKVAPLLCAGITTYSPLKRWNVSKGHKVGVLGLGGLGHMAVKIAVAMGAEVTMISHSPRKKDDAALLGAHKFLNTHEANEINEFSSYFDFIIDTVSAPHDYNLYLALLKTKGVYICVGIPAAPMEINGRSIMGGNKVLTASSIGGIQETQDMLDFCAAHNILPETEMIDIDYVNEAYQRVLDSDVKYRFVIDMSSIEK